In Novosphingobium sp. MMS21-SN21R, a single genomic region encodes these proteins:
- the glmM gene encoding phosphoglucosamine mutase: protein MARKFFGTDGIRGRTNAGVMTAATAMKVGQAAGTYFQRGDHRHRVVIGKDTRLSGYMMESAMVAGFTSVGMDVVLLGPMPTPAVAMLTRSMRADLGVMISASHNPFEDNGIKLFGPDGYKLSDEAELSIEAMLEQDMELADATHVGRARRIEDARGRYIHAVKASLPDNLRLDGLRIVIDCANGAAYHVTPSALWELGAEVIAMGVEPNGKNINLNVGSTHLDAIKAKVRETRADIGIALDGDADRLIVVDEKSQTVDGDQIMALIGTQLAARGELRGGGVVATVMSNLGLERHLNAQGLTLERTSVGDRYVLERMRSGGFNVGGEQSGHMILTDHATTGDGTVAALQVLAALVSSGKPASELLHQFDPVPQILKNVRFAGGKPLEAQSVKDVIADAEARLAGKGRLVIRPSGTEPVIRVMAEGDDAAEVEAVVDAICNAVRKAA from the coding sequence ATGGCACGCAAGTTCTTCGGCACCGACGGCATCCGGGGCCGGACCAATGCCGGCGTGATGACCGCCGCGACCGCGATGAAGGTGGGACAGGCCGCCGGGACCTATTTCCAGCGCGGCGACCACCGCCACCGCGTGGTCATCGGCAAGGACACCCGCCTGTCGGGCTACATGATGGAAAGCGCGATGGTGGCGGGGTTCACCTCGGTCGGCATGGACGTGGTCCTGCTCGGGCCGATGCCCACTCCCGCCGTCGCCATGCTCACCCGCTCGATGCGCGCGGATCTCGGCGTGATGATTTCGGCCAGCCACAACCCGTTCGAGGACAACGGCATAAAGCTGTTCGGGCCTGACGGGTACAAGCTGTCCGACGAGGCCGAGCTCAGCATAGAAGCCATGCTCGAACAGGACATGGAATTGGCGGACGCGACCCACGTCGGCCGTGCCCGCCGGATCGAGGATGCGCGCGGGCGTTATATCCATGCGGTCAAGGCCAGCCTGCCCGACAACCTGCGATTGGACGGCCTGCGCATCGTGATCGATTGCGCCAACGGCGCGGCCTATCACGTCACGCCCTCGGCCCTGTGGGAACTCGGCGCCGAAGTGATCGCGATGGGCGTCGAACCCAATGGCAAGAACATAAACCTGAATGTCGGCTCAACCCACCTCGACGCGATCAAGGCCAAAGTGCGCGAGACACGTGCCGATATCGGCATCGCCTTGGATGGCGACGCCGACCGCCTGATCGTGGTGGACGAGAAGAGCCAGACGGTCGATGGTGACCAGATCATGGCGCTGATCGGCACGCAACTGGCGGCGCGCGGCGAACTTCGCGGCGGCGGCGTCGTCGCCACGGTCATGTCCAACCTCGGGCTGGAACGCCACCTCAATGCGCAGGGCCTGACGCTCGAGCGCACCTCGGTGGGCGACCGCTACGTTCTCGAACGCATGCGCTCGGGCGGGTTCAACGTCGGCGGCGAACAGTCGGGCCACATGATCCTCACTGATCACGCCACCACGGGCGACGGCACCGTGGCCGCGCTGCAAGTACTGGCCGCGCTGGTCTCATCGGGCAAACCCGCAAGCGAGCTGCTCCACCAGTTCGATCCGGTGCCGCAGATCCTCAAGAACGTGCGTTTTGCGGGTGGAAAGCCGCTGGAAGCGCAAAGCGTCAAGGACGTAATCGCCGACGCTGAAGCACGGCTTGCGGGCAAGGGCCGTCTGGTTATCCGCCCCTCCGGCACCGAACCGGTCATCCGCGTCATGGCCGAAGGCGACGATGCCGCCGAAGTCGAAGCCGTTGTCGACGCGATTTGCAACGCCGTGCGGAAGGCCGCCTGA
- a CDS encoding Ppx/GppA family phosphatase has product MAETNPPASGHSVRSGRKKGRGKPRPPKSNAGSPFPPKSAGKTRPPAPLGGDVQETMAAPPCAAEITATPAPTLERPPTWQKPLPHHRQAYAAIDLGTNNCRLLIARPSGEHFVVIDAFSRVVRLGEGLAQTGRLSDAAMDRALAALHVCADKLRKRNVHLARSVATEACRRASNGADFIQRVRDETGIRLNIITAQEEARLAVLGCHILLEQGDGPAMIFDIGGGSTEMVLVETGETVPRIVDWQSAPWGVVSLTESVGPIEDSPEARAHAYAEMRRRVDEGFADFAQRVAPVRDEARDMGLIRLLGTSGTVTTLASLHLELPQYDRRAVDGLVVPSDSMRDISRRLSQMSPAERIALPCIGRERSDLVVAGCAILESILAIWPAERLGIADRGIREGILRSLMAGGADPARAPHQRNHAA; this is encoded by the coding sequence ATGGCGGAGACCAATCCGCCGGCCAGTGGGCATAGTGTGCGATCCGGCAGGAAGAAGGGGCGAGGCAAGCCCCGACCGCCTAAGAGCAATGCCGGGAGCCCGTTCCCGCCCAAGTCCGCCGGCAAGACCAGGCCGCCCGCACCTTTGGGCGGTGACGTGCAGGAAACGATGGCCGCGCCGCCTTGCGCAGCCGAAATCACAGCAACGCCTGCGCCCACGCTCGAACGCCCGCCCACCTGGCAGAAGCCGCTTCCTCATCACCGGCAGGCCTATGCCGCGATCGATCTTGGCACCAACAACTGCCGCTTGCTGATTGCCCGGCCTTCCGGTGAGCACTTCGTGGTGATCGATGCGTTCAGCCGCGTCGTCCGGCTGGGCGAGGGCCTTGCGCAGACCGGGCGGCTTTCGGATGCGGCAATGGACCGCGCGCTGGCCGCGCTGCACGTCTGTGCCGACAAGCTGCGCAAGCGCAACGTCCACCTCGCCCGCTCGGTGGCGACCGAGGCCTGCCGCCGCGCCAGCAACGGGGCCGATTTCATTCAGCGTGTGCGCGATGAAACCGGCATTCGCCTCAACATCATCACCGCGCAGGAAGAAGCGCGCCTCGCCGTGCTCGGCTGCCACATCCTGCTCGAACAGGGCGATGGCCCGGCGATGATCTTCGACATCGGCGGCGGATCGACCGAGATGGTGCTGGTAGAAACCGGCGAGACTGTCCCGCGCATCGTCGATTGGCAATCGGCACCATGGGGCGTCGTCTCACTGACCGAAAGTGTCGGCCCGATTGAGGACTCCCCCGAGGCCCGTGCCCATGCCTATGCCGAAATGCGCCGCCGCGTGGACGAAGGGTTTGCCGATTTCGCGCAGCGCGTCGCCCCGGTGCGCGACGAGGCGCGCGACATGGGCCTGATCCGTCTGCTCGGCACCAGCGGCACGGTGACCACGCTCGCCAGCCTCCATCTGGAACTGCCGCAGTATGACAGGCGCGCGGTAGACGGGCTCGTCGTGCCCTCCGATTCGATGCGCGACATCAGCCGCCGCCTGTCGCAGATGTCGCCCGCCGAACGGATCGCACTGCCCTGCATCGGGCGCGAACGCTCCGATCTCGTAGTGGCAGGCTGCGCCATCCTCGAATCGATTCTGGCGATCTGGCCGGCCGAACGGCTGGGCATCGCTGACCGCGGGATACGCGAAGGCATCCTGCGCAGCCTTATGGCCGGCGGAGCCGATCCGGCACGCGCGCCACACCAACGGAACCATGCCGCATGA
- a CDS encoding surface-adhesin E family protein: protein MTPFRKVLLPFALLGFSGGALAQGWSAGWRVVGVAQDRTEVLVRRESVRELPPTEARTFQVRQVWAGFDFAMATGLDTGRRIVLLQYDCVGRRALVAASTDYASDGAVLARNAVTTDGADQYEPVEPDTLGATIMAEACLA from the coding sequence ATGACCCCGTTTCGCAAAGTTCTGCTCCCTTTTGCACTCCTCGGCTTCTCAGGCGGGGCACTGGCGCAAGGGTGGAGCGCAGGCTGGAGAGTCGTCGGTGTCGCACAGGATCGCACCGAAGTGCTGGTCCGGCGCGAATCGGTGCGTGAATTGCCGCCGACCGAAGCGCGTACCTTTCAGGTACGGCAAGTCTGGGCAGGATTCGACTTTGCCATGGCAACAGGCCTCGACACCGGACGGCGCATAGTGCTGCTCCAGTATGATTGCGTCGGTCGCCGCGCCCTTGTCGCCGCCTCGACCGACTATGCCAGCGATGGTGCCGTACTTGCGCGAAACGCGGTAACAACCGACGGAGCCGACCAGTACGAGCCGGTGGAACCCGACACTCTCGGGGCAACGATCATGGCCGAGGCTTGTCTCGCCTGA
- a CDS encoding DUF1272 domain-containing protein, with product MLEMRPDCERCGTDLPAEAPGAFICSFECTFCAECADDLDDRCPNCGGELMDRPARAKALQAKHPPSTERKFNPSTRSG from the coding sequence ATGCTCGAAATGCGCCCCGATTGCGAACGCTGCGGCACAGACCTTCCCGCCGAGGCCCCGGGCGCGTTCATCTGCTCGTTCGAATGTACCTTCTGCGCCGAATGTGCCGACGATCTCGACGACCGCTGCCCCAATTGCGGCGGCGAACTGATGGACCGCCCGGCGCGCGCAAAGGCGCTCCAAGCCAAGCACCCACCTTCGACAGAGCGCAAGTTCAATCCTTCGACACGCTCAGGATGA
- a CDS encoding superoxide dismutase, which translates to MAITLPPLPYPDTALEPAISATTLQTHHGKHHKAYVDKTNAAIEGTDLAETSLEGIIAAAERNGDKGLFNNAAQCWNHAFYWNSLTPEATAPTGEFASLIDNTFGSFDKLKEELAAQGAAHFASGWVWLVVKGGKLAVEQTHDAATFSVGEIKPLLVIDLWEHAYYLDHKNLRPDYLKAVIDKHLNWHFATENMAHEGIWTYPA; encoded by the coding sequence ATGGCCATTACCCTGCCCCCGCTGCCCTATCCCGATACTGCGCTCGAGCCTGCCATTTCGGCAACAACGCTGCAGACCCACCACGGCAAGCATCACAAGGCCTATGTCGACAAGACCAACGCCGCTATCGAAGGCACTGATCTTGCTGAGACCAGTCTTGAAGGCATCATCGCCGCTGCAGAACGCAATGGCGACAAGGGCCTGTTCAATAACGCGGCGCAGTGCTGGAACCACGCGTTCTACTGGAACAGCCTGACGCCCGAAGCAACCGCGCCGACAGGCGAGTTTGCCAGCCTGATCGACAACACTTTCGGCTCGTTCGACAAGCTGAAGGAAGAACTGGCGGCGCAGGGCGCGGCGCATTTTGCCTCGGGCTGGGTGTGGCTGGTGGTGAAGGGCGGCAAGCTTGCGGTCGAGCAGACCCATGACGCGGCGACGTTTTCGGTTGGCGAGATCAAGCCACTGCTGGTGATCGACCTGTGGGAGCACGCTTACTATCTCGATCACAAGAACCTGCGGCCCGATTACCTCAAGGCCGTGATCGACAAGCATCTGAACTGGCATTTCGCCACCGAAAACATGGCGCACGAGGGCATCTGGACTTATCCCGCCTGA
- a CDS encoding GNAT family N-acetyltransferase yields the protein MIHTPRLVLRRVRETEDFGPMHAIMGQPRAMAYWSTPPHDSEDQTREWLANMAAIEPALGEDFIVEHEGRVIGKAGFYRFPDLGYLFDPAVWGQGFAREAVGAVIARGFDVHHLPRIQADVDPRNKASLRLLEWLGFTETHRQARTWLVGDEWCDSVYFVLTREDWDQRTA from the coding sequence GTGATCCATACGCCCCGGCTGGTGCTGCGGCGCGTGCGCGAGACGGAGGATTTCGGCCCGATGCACGCAATCATGGGCCAGCCTCGGGCGATGGCGTACTGGTCCACGCCGCCGCATGACAGCGAGGACCAGACGCGCGAATGGCTGGCCAACATGGCCGCCATCGAACCTGCGCTGGGCGAGGATTTCATTGTCGAGCACGAGGGCCGGGTAATCGGCAAGGCGGGGTTCTACCGCTTTCCCGATCTTGGATACCTGTTCGATCCGGCAGTATGGGGCCAGGGCTTTGCCCGCGAGGCGGTGGGCGCGGTGATCGCTCGCGGGTTTGACGTGCATCACCTGCCGCGCATTCAGGCCGATGTGGACCCGCGCAACAAGGCCTCGCTCCGCTTGCTCGAATGGCTGGGCTTTACCGAAACCCACCGGCAGGCGCGGACCTGGCTGGTGGGCGATGAATGGTGCGACAGCGTCTACTTCGTGCTGACCCGTGAAGACTGGGATCAACGCACTGCCTGA
- a CDS encoding NepR family anti-sigma factor → MKPGQQRGRGGKPQTPEWADGLKRLYDSVVDEPLPDSFAKLLDQLDDPSHG, encoded by the coding sequence ATGAAACCCGGCCAACAGCGTGGGCGGGGTGGTAAACCGCAAACGCCGGAATGGGCAGACGGGCTGAAACGCCTCTACGATTCCGTCGTTGACGAACCGCTCCCCGACAGCTTCGCAAAACTGCTCGATCAGCTTGACGATCCGTCGCATGGCTGA
- the thiD gene encoding bifunctional hydroxymethylpyrimidine kinase/phosphomethylpyrimidine kinase: MTPPRILSIAGSDSGGGAGIQADIKTITMLGGYAMTAICALTAQDTTGVHAVLPVDPAMVAAQIDACVNDIGVDAVKIGMLGSPEIAAVVADRLERLSVPVVFDPVMIATSGAALADAATIVAFERLMVLATLTTPNVPELEALGGNAAMQARGIAYIAKGGDADGPDVIDRLVIPGLIDKVWTAPRIDTHHTHGTGCTLSSAIATLLASGASLEEAVEDAREFVRAALLAAPGFGAGHGPLGHQAVR; encoded by the coding sequence ATGACCCCACCTCGCATCCTCTCCATCGCCGGCTCGGACTCGGGCGGCGGTGCCGGTATTCAGGCCGACATCAAGACAATCACCATGCTCGGTGGCTACGCGATGACCGCCATCTGCGCCCTGACTGCACAGGACACGACGGGCGTCCACGCAGTCCTGCCAGTCGATCCCGCGATGGTCGCGGCGCAGATCGATGCCTGCGTGAACGACATCGGCGTGGATGCGGTCAAGATCGGGATGCTGGGTTCGCCCGAGATCGCGGCGGTAGTGGCCGACAGGCTTGAACGCCTGTCGGTGCCCGTCGTATTCGATCCGGTGATGATTGCCACCAGCGGCGCCGCGCTGGCCGACGCGGCCACCATCGTTGCGTTCGAGCGGCTGATGGTGCTCGCCACTCTGACCACGCCCAACGTGCCCGAACTTGAAGCGCTGGGCGGCAATGCGGCGATGCAGGCGCGAGGGATTGCCTATATCGCCAAGGGCGGCGACGCCGATGGTCCGGACGTCATCGACCGGTTGGTAATACCCGGCCTCATCGACAAAGTGTGGACCGCACCGCGCATTGACACTCACCACACGCACGGCACCGGCTGCACCCTGTCGAGCGCCATTGCCACGCTGCTCGCCAGCGGGGCCAGCCTTGAAGAGGCGGTGGAGGACGCGCGCGAATTCGTCCGCGCCGCCCTGCTCGCCGCCCCCGGCTTTGGCGCAGGCCACGGCCCGCTCGGGCATCAGGCAGTGCGTTGA
- a CDS encoding cation:dicarboxylate symporter family transporter: MTLPTPENSSDSKSNVALPPIAQVPAMWTFIGLVGGLLGGLAVAFLAPQALPLVETWVKPVGEMWLRALQATIVPLVAALLFTGVTQTVAMASAGAMARRSLGMFLGVLSFSALTAILVTPVLLKLLPIPAEAGAALRTSLAAAEAGPVPGVAEFLRSIVPTNVIDAAANDRMLPMILFVAVFALAVGRLAGAQREVMTTFFAALASAMLVMIGWVLALAPIGVFALSMAVAASSGTAAIGALAHYVLILLLTGSVVLVAGYVFAVAIARQPLGAFVRAMLPVQTIALSTQSSLASLPAMLGACGRLGVRETTSEFVMPLAVALFRATSPVMNLAVAIYVANLYGVPLSPMLMVSAWIVAILVSLSSVSLPGSISFVASVGPIAIAMNTPIAPLALLVAVEVLPDLLRTVGNVTFDVAVTAAVDRRTR; this comes from the coding sequence ATGACCTTACCGACGCCTGAAAATTCGTCCGATTCAAAATCGAATGTGGCCTTGCCGCCCATCGCGCAAGTTCCCGCCATGTGGACGTTCATCGGCCTCGTCGGCGGATTGCTCGGCGGGTTGGCGGTAGCCTTCCTTGCGCCGCAAGCACTGCCGCTGGTCGAGACATGGGTGAAGCCCGTTGGCGAGATGTGGCTGCGCGCCCTGCAGGCGACGATCGTGCCGCTGGTGGCGGCTCTGCTGTTTACCGGCGTGACGCAAACCGTGGCAATGGCCAGCGCGGGTGCGATGGCGCGGCGCAGCCTTGGCATGTTCCTTGGGGTGCTGTCGTTCAGCGCCTTGACCGCAATTCTGGTGACGCCGGTTCTGCTCAAACTCCTGCCGATCCCGGCAGAAGCAGGCGCTGCGTTGCGCACCAGCCTTGCCGCGGCCGAGGCCGGGCCGGTGCCGGGTGTTGCCGAGTTCTTGCGCTCAATCGTGCCGACCAACGTGATCGACGCTGCCGCCAATGACCGCATGTTGCCGATGATCCTGTTCGTGGCGGTATTCGCGCTGGCAGTAGGGCGGTTGGCGGGCGCGCAGCGCGAGGTGATGACGACGTTTTTCGCCGCGCTCGCCTCGGCCATGCTTGTGATGATCGGCTGGGTGCTGGCGCTCGCCCCCATTGGCGTGTTCGCGTTGAGCATGGCGGTGGCCGCTTCCAGCGGGACGGCGGCTATTGGCGCACTGGCGCACTATGTGCTGATCCTGTTGCTGACCGGATCTGTGGTTCTGGTGGCGGGTTATGTCTTTGCAGTGGCCATTGCGCGACAACCATTGGGTGCGTTTGTGCGTGCGATGCTGCCTGTGCAGACCATCGCGCTCTCGACCCAGTCGTCGCTCGCGTCCTTGCCGGCAATGCTCGGCGCTTGCGGCAGGCTGGGAGTGCGCGAGACGACGTCGGAATTCGTGATGCCGCTGGCCGTGGCGCTGTTCCGCGCGACCAGTCCGGTAATGAACCTTGCCGTCGCGATCTATGTCGCCAATCTTTATGGCGTTCCCCTCTCCCCGATGCTGATGGTTTCGGCGTGGATCGTGGCGATTCTCGTGTCGCTGAGTTCGGTCAGCCTGCCCGGATCTATCAGCTTCGTCGCGTCCGTGGGGCCGATTGCCATTGCCATGAACACCCCGATCGCGCCGTTGGCCTTGCTTGTGGCGGTCGAGGTGCTGCCCGACCTGCTGCGCACGGTGGGCAATGTGACTTTCGACGTGGCAGTGACCGCAGCAGTGGATCGCAGGACGCGCTGA
- a CDS encoding AI-2E family transporter — MNQPILPESAPPAESLPDQRARLQSAILLVLGLGLFLALPFVLSIGSVVFLPPVTAMIFTIVLAPLADRLTRWGVPNMMASLIAILALIAVVLVALLLILQPAYVMVDQVPALARQVARRFAELRGSLSWVADVNRQLARITGHTSTREVVVASPSVIEQVAFATPSVILEVLLTLLMTFFMIESRIRMKRRILFDRHSFNASVRLARVLRDVQERVGSYILTVALVNFGVGMLVAAGAWAFGLTAPIMWGGLAFVLNFLPYIGPLMLMGLIGLVGLGTAPSVGVGLIPMVAYLGLHAVESNVVTPSILGARFTLNPVAILISISYFSWIWGVLGALLSVPILLTISALLDHIGKPNLVGFLFGEALFEPGRLAGMDEDDPAQEPQAG, encoded by the coding sequence GTGAACCAGCCGATTTTGCCCGAATCTGCCCCTCCTGCCGAATCTCTGCCCGATCAGCGCGCGCGGCTGCAATCGGCCATCCTGCTCGTGCTTGGGCTGGGGCTGTTCCTTGCGCTGCCATTCGTGCTTTCAATTGGCTCGGTCGTGTTCCTTCCGCCGGTGACCGCGATGATCTTCACGATCGTGCTGGCACCTCTGGCTGACCGGCTGACGCGCTGGGGCGTGCCGAACATGATGGCATCGCTGATCGCGATCCTCGCTTTGATCGCGGTGGTGCTGGTCGCGCTGCTACTGATCCTCCAGCCCGCGTACGTGATGGTAGACCAGGTACCCGCGCTCGCCCGGCAGGTTGCCCGCCGCTTTGCTGAACTGCGCGGCAGCCTGTCATGGGTGGCTGACGTCAACCGCCAGCTTGCCCGGATCACTGGCCACACCTCTACGCGCGAAGTGGTTGTCGCCAGCCCCTCGGTGATCGAACAGGTCGCCTTCGCCACACCCAGCGTCATTCTCGAAGTGCTACTGACCCTGCTGATGACGTTTTTCATGATCGAATCGCGTATCCGCATGAAGCGACGCATCCTGTTCGACCGGCACTCGTTCAACGCTTCGGTCCGGCTCGCACGTGTCCTGCGCGACGTTCAAGAGCGCGTCGGCAGCTACATCCTGACCGTGGCGCTGGTGAATTTTGGTGTGGGAATGTTGGTGGCCGCAGGCGCATGGGCGTTCGGCCTGACCGCCCCGATCATGTGGGGCGGCCTCGCCTTCGTGCTCAACTTCCTGCCCTATATCGGCCCACTCATGCTGATGGGCCTGATCGGTCTGGTCGGCCTCGGCACCGCACCCAGCGTCGGCGTAGGCCTCATCCCGATGGTCGCCTATCTCGGGTTGCACGCGGTGGAATCGAACGTGGTCACGCCATCGATCCTTGGCGCGCGCTTCACCCTGAATCCCGTCGCGATCCTGATTTCGATCAGCTACTTTTCATGGATCTGGGGCGTGTTGGGTGCGCTGCTGTCCGTACCGATCCTGCTGACGATTTCCGCGCTGCTCGACCATATCGGCAAGCCCAATCTCGTCGGATTCCTGTTCGGCGAAGCTCTGTTCGAACCGGGTCGCCTTGCCGGGATGGACGAGGACGACCCGGCACAGGAACCTCAGGCGGGATAA
- a CDS encoding TIGR00730 family Rossman fold protein — protein sequence MTEEEKQHDLTKRKFYKAEQEAGFADTHPKTTPQQQDPAYRLAFRDTDFLLREELRPVRFQLELLKPDMLLDEAAIGSTLVMYGSARIPSPDMADAALATATTPERKAVIERLVAKAHYYEEARKLAQIASTCGIVEDGKRQFVICSGGGPSIMEAANRGAQEAGAESIGLNIVLPHEQAPNSYVTPHLSFQFHYFALRKMHFLLRARAVAVFPGGFGTFDEFFELLTLVQTGKMKPIPILLFGGDYWNRVINFQALAEEGVINFEDLELFTVVETADDAWAHIVKFYDLDCG from the coding sequence ATGACCGAAGAAGAAAAACAGCACGATCTGACCAAGCGCAAGTTCTACAAGGCCGAGCAGGAAGCCGGTTTTGCAGATACCCATCCCAAGACCACCCCGCAGCAACAGGACCCGGCCTATCGGCTGGCTTTCCGCGATACCGACTTTCTGCTGCGCGAGGAATTGCGACCGGTGCGCTTCCAGCTGGAACTGCTCAAGCCGGACATGCTGCTCGATGAAGCGGCGATCGGATCGACGCTGGTAATGTATGGTTCGGCGCGTATCCCCTCGCCCGACATGGCCGACGCGGCTCTGGCCACGGCGACGACGCCGGAACGCAAGGCGGTCATCGAGCGGCTGGTCGCCAAGGCGCACTACTACGAGGAAGCGCGCAAGCTGGCGCAGATTGCCAGCACATGCGGGATCGTCGAAGACGGCAAGCGCCAGTTCGTGATCTGCTCCGGTGGCGGGCCTTCGATCATGGAGGCGGCCAATCGCGGCGCGCAGGAAGCGGGCGCGGAATCGATCGGGCTGAACATCGTTCTGCCGCATGAGCAGGCGCCCAACAGCTACGTCACGCCGCATCTGTCATTCCAGTTCCACTACTTTGCCTTGCGCAAGATGCACTTCCTGTTGCGCGCGCGGGCGGTGGCCGTGTTCCCCGGCGGATTCGGCACGTTCGACGAGTTCTTCGAGCTGCTGACACTGGTCCAGACCGGCAAGATGAAGCCGATCCCGATCCTGCTGTTCGGCGGCGACTACTGGAACCGCGTGATCAATTTCCAGGCCCTGGCCGAGGAAGGCGTGATCAACTTCGAGGATCTCGAGCTGTTCACCGTCGTCGAAACGGCGGACGATGCCTGGGCGCATATCGTCAAGTTCTACGATCTCGATTGCGGGTGA
- a CDS encoding RlmE family RNA methyltransferase, with protein MSRSGKDPHERLRTAKKRTASSSRWLTRQINDPYVKQARAEGWRSRAAFKLIELDEKFGLLRGAQRVVDLGIAPGGWSQVVRKKNPGAKVVGIDLLPTEPIEGVIIFEMDFMADEAPAALQGALDGPPDLVVSDMAANTVGHKQTDHLRTMGLVETAVDFAITTLAPGGAFVAKVFAGGTDAELLTILKKNFTTVKHAKPPSSRKDSSEWYVIAQGFKGRAE; from the coding sequence ATGAGCCGCTCAGGCAAAGACCCGCACGAACGCTTGCGCACCGCCAAGAAGCGCACGGCATCCTCGTCGCGCTGGCTCACGCGCCAGATCAACGATCCATATGTGAAGCAGGCCCGCGCCGAAGGCTGGCGAAGCCGCGCCGCCTTCAAGCTCATCGAACTCGACGAGAAGTTTGGCCTGCTACGCGGTGCACAGCGCGTGGTCGACCTCGGCATTGCGCCCGGCGGCTGGAGCCAGGTCGTTCGCAAGAAGAACCCCGGCGCCAAAGTCGTGGGCATCGATCTGTTGCCGACCGAGCCGATCGAGGGCGTAATCATCTTCGAGATGGACTTCATGGCCGACGAGGCCCCCGCTGCGCTGCAGGGCGCGCTGGACGGGCCGCCCGACCTTGTCGTGTCAGACATGGCCGCCAACACCGTTGGTCACAAGCAGACCGACCACTTGCGCACGATGGGCCTTGTGGAAACGGCGGTGGACTTTGCCATCACCACTCTCGCGCCCGGCGGGGCGTTCGTGGCAAAGGTGTTTGCGGGCGGCACCGATGCAGAGCTGCTGACGATCCTCAAGAAGAACTTCACCACGGTGAAGCACGCCAAGCCACCATCGAGCCGAAAGGACTCGTCCGAGTGGTACGTGATCGCGCAAGGCTTCAAGGGGCGGGCCGAATAG
- a CDS encoding sigma-70 family RNA polymerase sigma factor: MAEPDMSPRPAIDPVSFKRELTGVIPHLRAFARGLCGRPDLADDLVQETLLKAWAAQERFEPGTSMRAWTFVILRNAYLTDMRRNRFRADYDETVAERILVAPAAQEGPMHLSDMHRALLTLPPERREALLLVGAGGFSYEEAAQICGCAVGTIKSRVGRARATLTQMIESGQIPRRSTEDAVAHTAIMGELDRTVQAGHQH; encoded by the coding sequence ATGGCTGAGCCCGACATGTCACCCCGACCGGCTATTGACCCGGTCTCGTTCAAGCGCGAGCTGACGGGCGTCATCCCGCACCTTCGCGCATTTGCTCGCGGTCTCTGCGGGCGTCCTGACCTTGCCGACGATCTCGTGCAGGAGACTCTGCTCAAGGCCTGGGCCGCGCAGGAGCGGTTCGAGCCGGGCACGTCGATGCGCGCCTGGACTTTCGTCATCCTGCGCAACGCCTACCTGACCGACATGCGCCGCAACCGCTTCCGCGCGGATTACGACGAGACGGTCGCCGAACGCATCCTCGTCGCCCCGGCGGCGCAGGAAGGCCCGATGCACCTGTCCGACATGCACCGCGCGCTTCTGACTTTGCCCCCCGAACGGCGCGAGGCTCTGCTTCTCGTGGGCGCTGGCGGGTTCAGCTACGAAGAAGCCGCGCAGATCTGCGGTTGCGCCGTAGGTACAATCAAGAGCCGCGTCGGCCGCGCCCGCGCAACGCTTACCCAGATGATTGAAAGTGGGCAAATTCCGCGCCGCAGTACTGAAGACGCCGTGGCGCACACCGCAATCATGGGTGAACTCGACCGCACTGTGCAGGCCGGGCACCAGCACTGA